One region of Armigeres subalbatus isolate Guangzhou_Male chromosome 3, GZ_Asu_2, whole genome shotgun sequence genomic DNA includes:
- the LOC134224400 gene encoding antigen 5 like allergen Cul n 1-like, with the protein MFGVAKTWVWSLLVMASLKRAYTVDYCDSSICFGGVPNIGCDNNGKLSKSCPKDAKIIEVTDELKQLILDTHNNYRSTLATGGVKWLPKAAAMPTLTWDNDLAATAQMNANRCERGHDKCHNTQEYLNSGQNLNYIATSADTIDVKDQLPKLISSWWDERHDVNKNMVNTMYDPGKSVMVFHFAVLGSDKVNKVGCGMAQWTIENGWLQLYLVCNYSFNDFIGIPIYVKGAPCSKCQKGCNPKFAGLCNEDEPVPQLIDYPAPQA; encoded by the exons ATGTTCGGAGTGGCCAAAA CCTGGGTTTGGTCACTGTTGGTGATGGCTTCGCTCAAGCGGGCCTACACGGTGGACTACTGTGACTCCAGCATCTGCTTCGGTGGTGTGCCCAACATCGGTTGCGACAATAACGGCAAGCTGAGCAAGTCCTGTCCGAAGGATGCCAAAATCATCGAAGTGACCGACGAGCTGAAGCAGCTGATTCTGGACACTCACAACAACTACCGTAGCACGTTGGCCACCGGTGGAGTTAAATGGTTGCCCAAGGCTGCCGCTATGCCCACCTTG ACTTGGGACAATGACTTGGCTGCTACAGCGCAGATGAATGCCAACCGTTGCGAACGAGGACATGACAAGTGCCATAACACGCAGGAATATTTGAATTCCGGTCAGAACTTGAACTACATCGCCACCAGTGCCGATACGATCGACGTTAAGGATCAGCTTCCGAAACTGATCAGCAGCTGGTGGGATGAACGCCACGACGTCAACAAGAACATGGTCAACACGATGTACGACCCGGGCAAGAGCGTGATGGTGTTCCACTTCGCCGTCCTTGGAAGCGATAAGGTCAACAAAGTCGGATGCGGTATGGCTCAATGGACCATCGAGAACGGTTGGCTGCAGCTGTACTTGGTCTGCAATTACTCGTTCAATGACTTCATTGGCATTCCAATCTACGTTAAGGGTGCACCTTGCTCCAAGTGCCAGAAGGGATGTAACCCCAAGTTCGCCGGGTTGTGTAACGAAGATGAACCGGTACCACAGTTGATCGATTATCCGGCTCCACAGGCCTAA